From Nycticebus coucang isolate mNycCou1 chromosome 6, mNycCou1.pri, whole genome shotgun sequence, the proteins below share one genomic window:
- the ISL2 gene encoding insulin gene enhancer protein ISL-2 isoform X2, which translates to MVDIIFHYPFLGAMGDHSKKKPGTAMCVGCGSQIHDQFILRVSPDLEWHAACLKCTECSQYLDETCTCFVRDGKTYCKRDYVRLFGIKCAKCQVGFSSSDLVMRARDSVYHIECFRCSVCSRQLLPGDEFSLREHELLCRTDHGLLLERAASGSPRSPGQLPGARGLHLPDPGSARQPSLRPHVHKQPEKTTRVRTVLNEKQLHTLRTCYAANPRPDALMKEQLVEMTGLSPRVIRVWFQNKRCKDKKKSILMKQLQQQQHNDKTSLQGLTGTPLVAGSPIRHESAVQGSAVEVQTYQPPWKALSEFALQSDLDQPAFQQLLPDTPNSMVPSPVET; encoded by the exons ATGGTggatattatttttcattatcctTTTCTGGGTGCTATGGGGGATCATTCCAAGA AGAAGCCCGGAACGGCCATGTGCGTGGGCTGCGGGAGTCAGATCCACGACCAGTTTATCCTGCGGGTGTCGCCGGACCTCGAGTGGCACGCCGCCTGCCTCAAGTGCACCGAGTGTAGCCAGTATCTGGACGAGACGTGCACGTGCTTCGTGAGAGACGGGAAGACCTACTGCAAGCGGGACTACGTCAG GCTTTTCGGCATCAAGTGCGCCAAGTGCCAGGTGGGCTTCAGCAGCAGCGACTTGGTGATGCGGGCGCGGGACAGCGTGTACCACATCGAGTGCTTCCGCTGCTCGGTGTGCAGCCGCCAGCTGCTGCCCGGGGACGAGTTCTCGCTGCGGGAACACGAGCTGCTCTGCCGAACCGACCACGGCCTCCTGCTGGAGCGCGCTGCATCTGGCAGCCCGCGCAGCCCCGGCCAGCTCCCCGGGGCCCGCGGCCTGCATCTGCCAG ACCCGGGGTCGGCCCGGCAGCCCTCGCTGCGCCCGCACGTGCACAAGCAGCCGGAGAAGACGACCCGTGTGCGGACGGTTCTCAACGAGAAGCAGCTGCACACTCTCCGGACCTGCTACGCCGCCAACCCGCGGCCTGACGCGCTCATGAAGGAGCAGCTGGTGGAGATGACCGGCCTGAGCCCGCGGGTCATCCGCGTCTGGTTCCAGAACAAGCGCTGCAAGGATAAGAAGAAATCTATTCTAATgaagcagctgcagcagcagcagcacaacGACAAGACG AGCCTCCAGGGACTGACCGGGACGCCCCTGGTGGCCGGCAGCCCCATCCGCCATGAGAGCGCCGTACAGGGCAGCGCCGTCGAGGTACAGACGTACCAGCCGCCGTGGAAAGCGCTCAGCGAGTTCGCCCTTCAGAGTGACCTGGACCAACCTGCCTTCCAGCAGCTG